One segment of Salvelinus alpinus chromosome 1, SLU_Salpinus.1, whole genome shotgun sequence DNA contains the following:
- the LOC139576202 gene encoding small ribosomal subunit protein uS2-like: MSGNLDVLQMKEDDVLKFLAAGTHLGGTNMDFQMEHYTYKRKSDGVYIINLRKTWEKLLLAARAIVAIENPADVCVISSRNTGQRAVLKFASATGATTFHGRFTPGTFTNQIQAAFREPRLLIVTDPRADHQPLTEASYVNIPTIALCNTDSPLRYVDIAIPCNNKGHHSVGLMWWMLSREVLRMRGTISREHPWEVMPDLYFYRDPEEIEREEQAEAEKAVGKEEFQGEWTAPAVEFTQPEVADWSEGVAVPSVPIQQFSAAAALAKPAAEGFTEDWSSQPATEDWSAAPIAQASEWGGETAAWS, encoded by the exons ATGTCTGGAAATCTAGATGTTCTTCAAATGAAGGAGGACGATGTGCTTAAGTTCTTGGCTGCAGGAACCCATCTGGGAGGAACTAACATGGACTTTCAGATGGAGCACTACACCTACAAGAGGAAGAGTGATG GTGTGTACATCATCAACCTAAGGAAGACCTGGGAGAAGCTACTGCTGGCAGCCCGTGCCATTGTTGCCATCGAGAACCCAGCTGACGTCTGCGTCATCTCCTCCAGGAACACTGGACAG AGAGCTGTGCTGAAGTTTGCCTCGGCCACTGGTGCCACCACCTTCCACGGTCGTTTCACCCCCGGAACCTTCACCAATCAGATCCAGGCTGCCTTCAGGGAGCCACGCCTCCTAATTGTAACAGACCCTCGTGCTGATCACCAGCCCCTGACTGAAGCCTCTTACGTCAACATCCCCACCATTGCCCTGTGCAACACTGACTCCCCACTCAGATATGTCGACATCGCCATCCCCTGCAACAACAAG GGTCACCACTCTGTGGGTCTGATGTGGTGGATGCTGTCCAGGGAGGTGCTGAGGATGCGGGGCACCATCTCCAGGGAGCACCCCTGGGAGGTCATGCCTGATCTCTATTTCTACAGGGACCCTGAGGAG ATTGAGAGGGAGGAACAGGCTGAGGCTGAGAAAGCTGTTGGAAAGGAGGAGTTCCAGGGAGAGTGGACTGCTCCAGCAGTTGAGTTCACCCAGCCTGAAGTGGCTGACTGGTCTGAGGGAGTGGCTGTGCCCTCAGTCCCCATCCAGCAGTTCTCTGCAG CTGCTGCTCTTGCCAAGCCAGCTGCTGAGGGGTTCACTG AGGACTGGAGTTCCCAGCCAGCCACTGAGGATTGGTCAGCTGCCCCTATTGCCCAGGCCTCTGAATGGGGTGGGGAGACTGCTGCTTGGTCCTAA
- the LOC139576208 gene encoding mitochondrial glycine transporter B-like isoform X2 — MQEKQDQPLKSSPGKAHPALKAFMCGSLSGTCSTLLFQPLDLVKTRLQTLHSNMQPGSARVGMVTVFLSVIRTEKLIGLWKGVSPSFVRTIPGVGIYFSTYYSLKQHYFLEQGPGAMESVLLGAGARTVAGVCMLPVTVIKTRFESGRYNYVSVAGALRSVCQTEGPGALFSGLTATLLRDAPFSGLYVMFYSQGKNTLPQEISTSPYAPLANFSCGILAGVLASLVTQPADVVKTHVQVSPHLYRRTADAVRYIYNEHGFQGFFRGGVPRSLRRTMIAAMAWTVYEQMMARMGLKS; from the exons ATGCAGGAAAAACAGGATCAGCCACTGAAAAGTAGCCCGGGGAAG GCTCACCCGGCTCTCAAAGCCTTTATGTGTGGCTCTCTCAGTGGAACATGCTCCACCCTGCTCTTCCAGCCTCTGGACCTGGTCAAGACCCGCCTGCAGACCCTTCACAGCAACATGCAGCCTGG TTCAGCAAGAGTGGGGATGGTGACTGTGTTCTTAAGTGTTATACGGACAGAGAAGCTCATAGGACTTTGGAAGGGAGTCTCACCA TCGTTTGTGCGGACCATCCCCGGCGTAGGGATCTACTTCAGCACCTACTACTCTCTGAAGCAGCACTACTTCCTGGAGCAGGGCCCTGGGGCCATGGAGTCTGTGCTGCTGGGAGCTGGGGCCAGGACTGTGGCAGGGGTCTGCATGCTACCTGTCACTGTCATTAAGACTCGCTTTGAG AGTGGCAGGTATAACTACGTGAGCGTGGCAGGTGCTTTGCGCAGTGTGTGTCAAACAGAGGGACCCGGAGCTCTGTTCTCAGGGCTGACCGCCACCCTCCTCAGAGATGCTCCCTTCTCAGGCCTCTATGTCATGTTCTACAGCCAGGGCAAGAACACTCTGCCACAGG AGATAAGCACGTCTCCCTACGCGCCCCTGGCTAACTTCAGCTGTGGGATTCTGGCTGGAGTCCTGGCTTCCCTGGTCACCCAGCCAGCTGACGTGGTCAAAACCCACGTCCAAGTCAGCCCACATCTGTACAGGAGGACTGCAGACGCTGTGCGATACATTTACAAT gAGCACGGGTTTCAAGGGTTCTTCCGGGGTGGGGTGCCACGTTCTCTGAGGAGGACCATGATTGCTGCCATGGCATGGACGGTGTATGAACAGATGATGGCCCGCATGGGGCTCAAGTCCTGA
- the LOC139576208 gene encoding mitochondrial glycine transporter B-like isoform X1: MDSGRVRTEKVIQKEEKTKEDFDHTRTTLLDWNLFSTFKITMELSLAHPALKAFMCGSLSGTCSTLLFQPLDLVKTRLQTLHSNMQPGSARVGMVTVFLSVIRTEKLIGLWKGVSPSFVRTIPGVGIYFSTYYSLKQHYFLEQGPGAMESVLLGAGARTVAGVCMLPVTVIKTRFESGRYNYVSVAGALRSVCQTEGPGALFSGLTATLLRDAPFSGLYVMFYSQGKNTLPQEISTSPYAPLANFSCGILAGVLASLVTQPADVVKTHVQVSPHLYRRTADAVRYIYNEHGFQGFFRGGVPRSLRRTMIAAMAWTVYEQMMARMGLKS; the protein is encoded by the exons ATGGACAGTGGCAGAGTAAGGACTGAGAAAGTGATTCAAAAAGAGGAAAAGACAAAAGAGGATTTTGATCATACAAGGACAACATTATTGGATTGGAATTTATTCTCAACTTTCAAAATAACCATGGAACTGTCTCTG GCTCACCCGGCTCTCAAAGCCTTTATGTGTGGCTCTCTCAGTGGAACATGCTCCACCCTGCTCTTCCAGCCTCTGGACCTGGTCAAGACCCGCCTGCAGACCCTTCACAGCAACATGCAGCCTGG TTCAGCAAGAGTGGGGATGGTGACTGTGTTCTTAAGTGTTATACGGACAGAGAAGCTCATAGGACTTTGGAAGGGAGTCTCACCA TCGTTTGTGCGGACCATCCCCGGCGTAGGGATCTACTTCAGCACCTACTACTCTCTGAAGCAGCACTACTTCCTGGAGCAGGGCCCTGGGGCCATGGAGTCTGTGCTGCTGGGAGCTGGGGCCAGGACTGTGGCAGGGGTCTGCATGCTACCTGTCACTGTCATTAAGACTCGCTTTGAG AGTGGCAGGTATAACTACGTGAGCGTGGCAGGTGCTTTGCGCAGTGTGTGTCAAACAGAGGGACCCGGAGCTCTGTTCTCAGGGCTGACCGCCACCCTCCTCAGAGATGCTCCCTTCTCAGGCCTCTATGTCATGTTCTACAGCCAGGGCAAGAACACTCTGCCACAGG AGATAAGCACGTCTCCCTACGCGCCCCTGGCTAACTTCAGCTGTGGGATTCTGGCTGGAGTCCTGGCTTCCCTGGTCACCCAGCCAGCTGACGTGGTCAAAACCCACGTCCAAGTCAGCCCACATCTGTACAGGAGGACTGCAGACGCTGTGCGATACATTTACAAT gAGCACGGGTTTCAAGGGTTCTTCCGGGGTGGGGTGCCACGTTCTCTGAGGAGGACCATGATTGCTGCCATGGCATGGACGGTGTATGAACAGATGATGGCCCGCATGGGGCTCAAGTCCTGA